A region of the Gammaproteobacteria bacterium genome:
GGCGCGGCGAACAGGTGATGCGCCTGGAAAGGTTCCGGTTCGAACGGACCAAAGACGGCTGGGTACTTGATACCGGCCCGTCGGACTAAAGGCCGGTTGCGAAGAAGCGCCTGAATAGCCTCAGTCGTGCTGCTCGGGCGTCGGGCGCCGTCCGCGGCGCGAGCGGCGGCGTTTGTTGCCGGGCGCGCCTTCCTTCGGGGCATGCGCGGATTTGGGTTTGCCGCCTGAGCCGTGTGGGCGGTCCTTGGGTTTTGCATGCCTGACGCGCGGCTGCGGTTTGACCAGCAGTGCCGGATCGACCGATTCCATATCGATGCGCGTGCCGATGTATTCCTCGATCTCCGGCAGATAAAAGGCCGTGTCCTCGCAGGCGAAGCTGATGGCGTCGCCTTCCGCACCCGCACGGGCGGTGCGTCCGATGCGGTGGACGTAATCCTCGCCCGATTGGGGCAGGTCGTAATTGAATACGTGCGAGACATCGGGGATGTGCAGGCCGCGGGCCGCAACGTCGGTGGCGACCATCACCGTGGCCTCGCCGGCGGCAAAGGCCTTGAGCAGATGCTGGCGCTTTTTCTGCGGCACGTCGCCGGACAGCAGCGCGACGTGGTAGCCGTTGCCTTCCAGGTAGGAGGCGACGTACTCCGCGCTGCGCTTGGTATTGGTGAACACAATGCTGCGTTCGGGCTTGTCGGCCGCCAGCAGGCCCAGCAACAGGGGAATCTTCTCCTCGTTGGCGGGGTAGTACACGCGCTGGCGGACCCGTTCCGCGGTCATCTGCTCGGCCTCGATGCGCACCGTTTCAGGGTTGTTCATGTGCTCATAGGCCAGCTCCATGACGCGGTAGGAGAGCGTGGCGGAGAACAGCATGGAAAGCCGCTGTTCGGGTGGCGGACAGCGGCGCATCAGAAAACGGATGTCCTTGATGAAGCCGAGATCGAACATGCGGTCGGCCTCGTCCAGCACCACCACCTCGGCGGCGCGCAGGTCGAAGACCCGTTGCTTGAAGTAATCGATGATGCGCCCCGGCGTGCCGATCAGGATGTCGATGCCTTCCTCCAGCTGGCGGCGCTGCTTTTCGTAGTCCACGCCGCCGTACACCAGACCCAGCGTGAGCGGCACGTGCCGGCCGAGCGCCTCGGCGTCCTTGTGGATCTGGATGGCAAGCTCGCGGGTCGGCGCCAGGATCAGCGCGCGCGGCTGGTTGGCGCGGCGCTCGGGGGGCGCCTCCCTGTTCAGCAGGCGGTTAAAGCAGGCGATGAGGAATGCGGCCGTTTTGCCGGTGCCGGTCTGGGCCTGCCCCGCCACATCGTGGCCCGCTAGGGCGACGGGCAGGGTGGCGGCCTGGATGGGGGTGCAACGGGTGAAGCCTGTATCATGCAGGCCCTGGAGGATTGCATCCTGGATCCCCAGGGAATCGAAGCGGGTATCTGTCAAATGTCTTTCTGTCATGGCGGCGTAGCATAGCCGTGTACGAGGCAAAAGAGCAAAACGGCCGCCAGGGCATGAGCCGGCCCGGTTCAGATGTGTTTCGGTTTCCGGCCGCCAGGATGCGGTGTATCAGGCTTGAAAAGGGGGGATGAATAGGCACAGAATATCGAAACAGCCAAAAATCCCTCCCGCCCCGTATTCCATATCCATCCTTGTGAGCATCTTTTTTGGCGCGAGGTTATGCTGCGCGAAATCCACCTAATGGAGGTTTGAAGCGTGAGTGAGCAAATCGCTTATGTCACCGACGACAGTTTCGAACAGGACGTTCTGAATTCCAGCGTTCCCGTCCTGGTCGACTATTGGGCCGAGTGGTGTGGCCCCTGCAAGATGATTGCCCCGATTCTGGACGAGATTTCCGAGGAATATGCCGGACGGATTCAGATCGCCAAGCTCAATATCGATGAAAATCCGGCCACGCCGCCCAAGTACGGCATTCGCGGCATTCCGACATTGATGCTGTTCAAGAACGGCCAGGTCGAAGCCACCAAGGTAGGCGCCCTGTCCAAGTCCCAACTGACCGCCTTTCTGGATCAGAACATCTGATTGATGGACGCCGTCCGGCTTCGCCGGCGAGGCTGGACGGCGTGAATGTGACGTGCTAATTTATGCTGACGCCTCGCTCAGCGAAGGCCGCTCCGCCGTACCCCGGCTCGCAATCTCCTGATAACAAAATCACCTACCAGGTCCCCCGGTTCCATGCCGGGAGTTGTCTCCAACTACGCGCTGTTTATCTCAAGCCAATCGATGAATCTCACGGAATTGAAGAAGAAGACGGCCTCAGAGCTGTCTGAAATCGCCAATGAAATCGGTGTAGAGGGTGTTTCCCGTTCTCGCAAACAGGACATCATCTTCGGCATCCTCAAGGGTCTCGCCAAGAAAGGCGAAGACATCTTCGGGGATGGCGTACTGGAGATTCTCCAGGACGGATTCGGTTTCCTGCGCTCGGCAGACAGTTCTTACATGGCCGGACCGGACGACATCTATGTGTCGCCCAGCCAGATCCGCCGTTTCGGACTGCGTACCGGCG
Encoded here:
- the rhlB gene encoding ATP-dependent RNA helicase RhlB, with translation MTERHLTDTRFDSLGIQDAILQGLHDTGFTRCTPIQAATLPVALAGHDVAGQAQTGTGKTAAFLIACFNRLLNREAPPERRANQPRALILAPTRELAIQIHKDAEALGRHVPLTLGLVYGGVDYEKQRRQLEEGIDILIGTPGRIIDYFKQRVFDLRAAEVVVLDEADRMFDLGFIKDIRFLMRRCPPPEQRLSMLFSATLSYRVMELAYEHMNNPETVRIEAEQMTAERVRQRVYYPANEEKIPLLLGLLAADKPERSIVFTNTKRSAEYVASYLEGNGYHVALLSGDVPQKKRQHLLKAFAAGEATVMVATDVAARGLHIPDVSHVFNYDLPQSGEDYVHRIGRTARAGAEGDAISFACEDTAFYLPEIEEYIGTRIDMESVDPALLVKPQPRVRHAKPKDRPHGSGGKPKSAHAPKEGAPGNKRRRSRRGRRPTPEQHD
- the trxA gene encoding thioredoxin TrxA, translated to MSEQIAYVTDDSFEQDVLNSSVPVLVDYWAEWCGPCKMIAPILDEISEEYAGRIQIAKLNIDENPATPPKYGIRGIPTLMLFKNGQVEATKVGALSKSQLTAFLDQNI